The window CGCGGCGCGCGGAGGTTCCGGTCGACGTGGTGCCGGGAACCGCGGAGGCCCTGCCGGTCAAGAGTGAGGCCTTCGACGCGGCCGTGGCCTCGCTGGTGCTGTGCACCGTGCGCGACCTCCCACGGGCCTTGGCGGAGATGAAGCGGGTGCTGCGGCCGGACGGCGAACTCCGGTTCTTCGAGCACACCCTGGCCTCGGGACGGACGCTGGCGACGGCGCAGCGGGTGGCGGACCGAACGGTGTGGCCCCTTCTGTTCGGTGGCTGTCACACGGCGCGGGACACCGTCGCGGCGATCGAGGAGGCCGGGTTCCGGATGGGGACGTACCGCAGATTCCGTATCCCGGAGAAGGGTGTGCAACTTCCGACCACGCCGTGCGTGATCGGGGTCGCCCGCAGGTCGGCCGTGGTCGACAGGACGGCGGAGGCGGGCTGACGGGGGCTGGGTGGCCGATGAGGCGGGTGGCCGATGAGGCGGGGTCAGAGGCGGGTGGCTGATGAGGCGGGGTCAGAGGCTCCACCGGCGCAGTTCGTCGGCGATGGCCCGGACGTCCGCCTTGCCCTCCTTCACCAGTCGCGCGAGATCGCGGACCTGTTCGGGCGAGGTGATGACCTTCATCCCGGAGGCGACGAGGTAGCCGTAGGCCACAGCGGAAGCGAACATCGCGTTGGAGTGCTCCAGCGCCGGCACGTGGAGCAGGAGCTGCAGCATGGCGGCCGCCCGTGCGTGCGGCTCGCTGTAGACGGGGCTGCCGAAGATCTCCGCCTCGTGCCGGCTGACAGCCGCGACGAGCGCTCCCCAGTCGACGACCTGCGGATCACCGGGCGTCTTGTGCTCGGCGACCATCAGCAGCCAGGAAAGGTCGATCTGCAGGTTCAACGGGTGCCTTCGCGCTCCGGGCCGAACTCTTCGGCGAACACCGACTCGTACTGCTTCATGAAGTCGGCCGCGGCTTCGACGAACGTGTGTCCGACCTCGCCTGCATCCCGCTTGACGAGTTCCTCTATGTAGCGGTTCACACTCATCCCCCGTTGCAGGGCGCGCTGTCGCGCCGCCTCGGCGGTGGCCTCGTCCACGCGTACGTTCAGCTGAGTCTTGGTCACCCCATCACGCTAGCGCGCGACCGCTAGCACCGGCAAGAGGACGGACGCGGACATCTCTCGCCTCCTCTCGCCTCCCCTGGCCTCCTCTTCATGCCGCCGTACGCGATGGCGGCGACCGGCCACGCCCCGCGGCGGCGGGGACGCGCGCAGGATTTGCGGGGAGGGCTGGCGGAGCGGGGCTGGCGGCATCTGGGTGCGCGGCTTGCCGGGGTGCGGGGTGGGCGGCGCCTTGGTGCGCCGCCTGCCGGGCAGCGGGGCGCGGGGCGGAGCGTCGGTGCACGACCTGCCTCGCAGCGGGGTGCTGGGTGCTGGGTGCTGGAGGAGCGTGAAGCAGCCTGCCGAGCCGCAGCGCGGTACGAGTGGAGCCCCGGCGTGCGGCCGGGTGGGCGGCCTGCCGGTCTGCCGGCCGGCCGAAGGGCACCTCGGGCGCGCGGCAGGCCGAGGGACACCGGGGACGTGGGCCGAGGGACAGCCGGTCAGCCGGTCAGCCGGTCAGCCGCAACTCCCTCCAAGGCCGTCGGGTCGGCGCCCGCATCCCGCCCCGCATCTCGCCGGAGCCTCCGCCGCACCCGGACATCGCGTCACGCCAGAAGCGGCCCGCGTCCGGTTCCTCAACCCTACGAACGGCGAGTTCGACACCGAACCGACCCCGCTCGGACCCAGCACACCCACCTCCCACATCGATAGGTTGAGGGCGGCGTCCCGGCCCGGCCCGGCACGATCACGTCTTTGCCGACCCTTTACTATGAATGTTCGACCGTCCGACCCACTCGAAAGGTGTGAGCGTCCGCCCATGGGCGAGCCCCCCAGTAGTCCATTCCGCCGACATCGCGCGATCCTCCAGCCCCTGCCCGATCATGGGACGGAGGTGAACCGATGACCGAAGTGCTACTGCTCCTCATGGCCTTGCTGCTCTCCCTCGCCTGCGGTGTGTTCGTGGCGGCGGAGTTCTCCCTGACCACGGTGGAGCGCGGCCAGCTCGAACGGGCCGTCGAGCAGGGGGAACGGGGTGCTGCCGGAGCCCTCAAAGCCGTACGCAGCCTCACCTACCAGCTCTCGGGCGCACAGCTCGGCATCACCGTCACCAATCTGGTGGTCGGCATGCTCTCCGAGCCGTCCATCGCGGCGCTGATCCGGGGGCCGGTGGAGGCCACCGGCTTGTCGCCGGGCGTCTCCTCCTCGCTGGCGCTCGTGATCGGCACGGCCCTGTCCACCGTGGTCCTCATGGTCGTGGGCGAGCTCGTCCCGAAGAACTGGGCGATCTCGTCGCCGCTGGCCGTCGCCAGGAGGGTCGCCGCACCGCAGCGCGTGTTCACCGCGGTCTTCCGCCCCTTCATCAGCCACCTCAACAACACCGCCAACCGGATCGTGCGCCGCTTCGGTCTGGAGCCGGCCGAGGAGCTGGCCTCGGCGCGCAGTCCGCAGGAACTGGTGGCCCTGGCCCGCCACTCCGCGAAGGAGGGCGCGCTGGAGGCGGACACCGCCGAACTCTTCGTACGCACCCTCAACCTGTCCGAGCTGACCGCGGAGAACGTGATGACGCCCCGCGTCCAGGTCACCGCCCTCGAGGTCCAGGCGACCGCCGAGGACGTCGCGAACGCCACGCGGGCGACGGGCCTCTCCCGCTTCCCGGTCTACCGCGGCAACCTGGACACGGTCGTCGGCATCGCGCACATCAAGGACGTCCTGGCCATCCCGGCCGACCAGCGGCCTCGCAAGCGGGTGTCGGACATGCTGCGCGAACCTCTGCTCGTGCCCGAGTCCCTCACCGTGGACCGTCTGCTGGACCGGCTCTCGGGAAAGCCGGCCATGGCCGTCGTCATCGACGAGTACGGCGGCACGGCGGGAGTCGTGACGCTGGAGGACATCGTGGAGGAAGTCGTCGGCGAGGTACGGGACGAGCACGACCCCCACGAGACACCCGACCTGGCCTCGGCCGGCGAGGACGCGGACGGCCGCACACTCTGGTCGGCCGACGGGGCGGCCCGCACGGATCAGCTCCGCACGATCGGGCTGCGGGTCCCCGACGGTCCGTACGAGACACTGGCCGGGCTCATCGCGACGGAGGTCGGCCGCATTCCGGTGGCCGGTGACACCGTCGAGCTCACGGGCTGGCGCATCGACGTCGTGGACGCCTCGGGGCACCGGGCGGCTCGCGCGCTGCTCCACGCGCCACTGCTCAGTGACGACGAACCGGCGGAGGACGAGCGATGACCGCCATCCAGCTGTTCGTCGGCCTGCTCACCCTCGTCGTCAACGCGTTCTTCGTCGGCGCGGAATTCGCACTGATCTCCGTGCGCCGCAGCCAGATCGAGCCCGATGCCGAGGCGGGGAACCGTCGCGCGCGCAGCGTCATCTGGGGCCTGGAACACGTGTCGGCGCTCTTGGCGGCGGCCCAGCTCGGCATCACGCTCTGCACCCTGGTGCTGGGCATCGTCGCCGAACCGGCCATCGCCCATCTCCTGGAGCCGCTGTTCGACGCGGTTGGAGTGCCTCATGGGCTGGTGCACCCGATCTCCTTCGTCATCGCTTTGACCGTGGCGACGTATCTCCACATGCTGCTGGGCGAGATGGTGCCGAAGAACATCGCGCTGGCCGAACCGTCCAGGACCGCGCTGCTGCTCGGGCCTCCCCTGGTGACCCTCGCCAGAGCGCTCAAGCCGGTCATCTTCGCGATCAACGCCTTCGCGAACGCCCTGCTCAAGATCCTCCGGGTGGAGACGAGGGACGAGGTCTCCGCGACCTTCTCCGACGACGAACTCGCGCGTCTCGTCAAGGACGCGGAGGACTCCGGACTCGTCGACGACCGTTCGGCGGACCGGCTGCGGCATGCCCTGGAGCTGGGCCGTCGTCCCGTCCGGGACGTGATCCTCCCGGTCGACCGCGTCCTGTACACGAGGGTCGGGACGACTCCGGAGGAACTGGAGCGACTCTCGCACGAGTCCGGCTTCTCACGGTTCCCGGTGATGGACAGTGAACAGCGGATCATCGGCTACCTCCACGTGAAGGATGCCCTCGACGCGGCGCCTCGCGATGTCCCGTTCCCAGTCTCGGCGCTGAGGCCGATCGCCCGGGTACGTGCCGCGACCCCGCTGGACGACGTGCTGACCGCACTGCGGCGCAGCCGTACACACCTGGCGGCCGTACTGGACGAGGACGGCCGCCTGTCCGGCATGGTGACGATGGAGGACGTGCTGCGCGAACTGGTGGGCAGGCCGCAGGACCGCTGACAGCGGTGCGACGAGGCGAGCGGAGGGGGCGGGGCGGGAGGGAGCCCCTCTCTCCGCTCGCCTGTCTCCCCCGGCGCCCAGGCGGTACGATCGACGTCGCCATGGAATTGAATGCCTCCTACACCAGTCTCGTAGCGGTCGGCGACTCGTTCACCGAGGGCATGTCGGATCTGCTGCCCGACGGCTCCTACCGCGGTTGGGCCGATGTCCTCGCCTCGCGCCTCGCGGCGCGGTCTCCCGGCTTCCGGTACGCGAACCTCGCTGTGCGCGGAAAGCTCATCGGCCAGATCGTCGACGAGCAGGTCCCCGTCGCCGCGGAGCTCCAACCGGACGTGATCACCCTCGTCGGCGGGCTCAACGACACCCTGAGGCCGAAGTGCGACATGGGCATGGTGCGCGGTCGGCTGGAGGAGGCGGTGGAACGCCTCGCGCCCGCGTGCAAGACCCTGGTCCTGATGCGCAGCCCCGGCCGGAACGGCCCCGTGATGGAGCGGTTCCGTCCCCGGATGGAGGAGCTGTTCTCGCTGGTGGGAGAACTGGCCGATCGCCACGGCGCACTGGTGACGGACCTGTACGGCGCACCGTCGCTGGGCGACCCGCGGATGTGGGACGTCGACCGGCTGCATCTGACCGCCGAGGGGCACCGCAGAGTCGCGGAAGCCGTCTGGCAGACGCTGGGCATGCCCGAGGAGAGCGACTGGCAGACGCCGATGGCGGCAACGGCGCCCGTGCGCTGGGCGCAGCGGCGGGTCGAGGACGCACGGTTCGCCAAGCAGCATCTGATGCCCTGGATCGGGCGACGCCTCACGGGCCGCTCATCCGGCGACGGGCGAGCAGGTGCCCAGTACGACGCCGGGCTCGGGCAGGCCTTCTGGATCACCCCCGAGGACACGTCGGCACCCGGGCCCGTCACGGGCTGGCGCCGGCTGGACGGCTGACAGCCACGGCGGGCGGTCGTCTGTCAGACTGCCGGCTCCACCTGGCACCGGCAGCCGGGAACCCGGGGGCCACTCGTCGGCCCCCGGCCCGGGTCGTGTCAGCGCGCTCAGCCTGCTTCGCGTGAGCCCGTGGCCCGTGATGCTCCCGCTGGTCGCGACGGACCCTCGCCCGCACGTACACGCTGGGAGCCTGGGCGGCCCTTCGTAGAAAGCCACAGACCGGCCCTCGGCGCGGACCTGCAGAAACCGCCAGTAGAATCCGGACACGTGACTGCTGTGTCTGCGAAGCCTCGCATCCCCAATGTCCTGGCCGGCCGCTATGCCTCCACGGAGCTGGCCGTCCTCTGGTCCCCCGAGCAGAAGGTGAAGCTGGAACGTCAGCTGTGGCTGGCGGTGCTGCGCGCTCAGAAGGACCTCGGGATCGAGGTTCCCGATGCGGCGCTGGCCGACTACGAGCGCGTGCTCGACCAGGTCGACCTGGCCTCGATCGCCGAGCGCGAGAAGGTCACCCGGCACGACGTGAAGGCTCGGATCGAGGAGTTCAACGCCCTCGCCGGCCACGAGCAGGTCCACAAGGGCATGACCTCCCGGGACCTCACCGAGAACGTGGAGCAGCTGCAGATCCGGCTCTCCCTGGAACTGATGCGGGACCGCACGGTCGCCGTCCTGGCCCGTCTCGGCAAGCTGGCGGCGGAGTACCGCGAGCTGGTCATGGCGGGCCGGTCCCACAACGTCGCCGCCCAGGCGACGACCCTCGGCAAGCGCTTCGCGTCTGCGGCGGACGAGCTTCTGGTGGCGTACGGGCGGCTCGAGGACCTGCTGGGCCGATACCCGCTGCGCGGCATCAAGGGCCCGGTCGGCACGGCGCAGGACATGCTGGACCTGCTCGGCGGCGATACGGCAAAGCTGGCCGATCTTGAACAGCGCATCGCCGGGCACCTGGGCTTCGGTCAGGCGTTCACCTCCGTGGGCCAGGTCTACCCCCGCTCCCTCGACTACGACGTCGTGACCGCCCTGGTGCAGTTGGCCGCGGCCCCGTCGTCGGTCGCGAAGACGATCCGGCTCATGGCCGGGCACGAGCTGGTGACCGAAGGCTTCAAGCCGGGCCAGGTCGGCTCCTCGGCGATGCCGCACAAGATGAACACCCGCTCCTGCGAGCGCGTCAACGGCCTGATGGTCATCCTCCGCGGCTACGCGTCGATGACGGGTGAGCTCGCGGGCGACCAGTGGAACGAGGGCGACGTGTCCTGTTCCGTGGTCCGGCGCGTCGCCCTGCCGGACGCCTTCTTCGCGTTCGACGGTCTGCTCGAAACCTTCCTCACCGTGCTCGACGAGTTCGGCGCGTTCCCCGCGGTGGTCGCGCGTGAGCTGGACCGCTACCTGCCCTTCCTCGCCACCACCAAGGTGCTCATGGGTGCGGTGCGGGCCGGGGTGGGCCGTGAGGTGGCTCACGAAGCCATCAAGGAGAACGCGGTCGCCTCGGCACTCGCGATGCGGGAACAGGGCACGGAGCGCAACGAACTGCTGGACAAGCTCGCCGCCGACGAGCGCATCCCGCTCTCCCGTGAGCAGCTCGACGCCCTGATGGCCGACAAGCTCTCCTTCACCGGAGCTGCGGGAGACCAGGTCAGCGCTCTCGTGGCCCGCATCGAGGAGATCGCCAAGCAGCACCCCGAGGCTGCCGGGTACACCCCCGGCTCCATCCTCTGACGGCACTGCACCGATCGCATGGAGCCCGAAGAGTCTCCCGCCGCCCGCGGCCGCGTCGTACCCGACGTGGTCGCGGGCGGCCTGCGTGTGTTGTTCTGCGGCATCAATCCCAGCATCATGACGGCTGCAACCGGTCATCACTTCGCCCACCCGGGCAATCGCTTCTGGCCTGTACTGCATCTTTCGGGATTCACCTCCAAAAAGTTGAGACCGTCCGAACAACGGATGCTCCTGGACTATGGCTTGGGCATCACCAACGTCGTGGCAAGACCCACCGCACGGGCCGACGAACTGAGCACGGAGGAATTCCGCCAGGGCGGCAGAATCCTCGCGGCCAAAGTGGAAGAGTTGCGGCCCGCGTGGCTGGCCGTCGTGGGGGTCACCGCCTACAGGACGGCTTTCGGCGACCGTCGCGCACAGATCGGTCCTCAGGAACGCAGGGTCGGCGGCGCACGCGTGTGGGCCCTGCCGAATCCCAGCGGCTTGAACGCTCACTGGACCGTGGAGACCATGGCCGACGAGTACTCCCGCTTGCGGTCGGCCGTCGATGAGCAGGTACGCGAGGACTCGAAGCCTTAGGCACTGAGGGCCGACGCTCACGCCCTCCCGGTCAGGGCATCGTCGCCGTGTCGGCTGCCGAAGGGCTCGAGGTGGGTCGTCAAGGTGGGTCGACGACCGTCACGATGACGCCCAGCTCGCAGTCGGCTCCGGCTTCCTGCAGATACAACACCATGGCTATCCAACGCTCGTCGACCCGCCACAACTGCAGGTATTCGCAAGCTGAGACAGGTTCGGCCCAGGGGTCCGCTATCACCTCGCCTGCCCTCATGCGTTCCTGGGCGCTCCACATACTGACCACCTGTGGTTCGCCCCAGCGAAGAGTGAGAAGCGTGAGCAGTGCGTCGTGTTCCGCCAGGCACTGTGCACGTCGCTGCGCGCGGTCTGAGGCGTCGTCCTCTCCGTACAGGTCTTCTTCGCCGAGCAGAAGCGCTGCGTGGTAGCCGGGTCCGCTGACGCCTGTGCCCGAGTGAAGGCGCTCCGAAGGAAAGTCCTGGGTGCGCATTCCATCGATGAGGCCGAGGTGATGTGCGGTCGTCATATCGTCAGTAAACCTCTCCACACTGACACATGGCCTTCCGCCCGGGCACAACCCGGGGCCTTCGGCTTCGTCAACAGGACGCGAGCTGACGCACAGACTTGCCCCGGCGGCCGGCCAGGGCCAGCGCCTCGCTTGGTGCCCCTCGCCTGGAAGCGCTGGTCGTC is drawn from Streptomyces sp. NBC_00178 and contains these coding sequences:
- the mug gene encoding G/U mismatch-specific DNA glycosylase, whose amino-acid sequence is MEPEESPAARGRVVPDVVAGGLRVLFCGINPSIMTAATGHHFAHPGNRFWPVLHLSGFTSKKLRPSEQRMLLDYGLGITNVVARPTARADELSTEEFRQGGRILAAKVEELRPAWLAVVGVTAYRTAFGDRRAQIGPQERRVGGARVWALPNPSGLNAHWTVETMADEYSRLRSAVDEQVREDSKP
- a CDS encoding hemolysin family protein — its product is MTAIQLFVGLLTLVVNAFFVGAEFALISVRRSQIEPDAEAGNRRARSVIWGLEHVSALLAAAQLGITLCTLVLGIVAEPAIAHLLEPLFDAVGVPHGLVHPISFVIALTVATYLHMLLGEMVPKNIALAEPSRTALLLGPPLVTLARALKPVIFAINAFANALLKILRVETRDEVSATFSDDELARLVKDAEDSGLVDDRSADRLRHALELGRRPVRDVILPVDRVLYTRVGTTPEELERLSHESGFSRFPVMDSEQRIIGYLHVKDALDAAPRDVPFPVSALRPIARVRAATPLDDVLTALRRSRTHLAAVLDEDGRLSGMVTMEDVLRELVGRPQDR
- a CDS encoding hemolysin family protein, whose protein sequence is MTEVLLLLMALLLSLACGVFVAAEFSLTTVERGQLERAVEQGERGAAGALKAVRSLTYQLSGAQLGITVTNLVVGMLSEPSIAALIRGPVEATGLSPGVSSSLALVIGTALSTVVLMVVGELVPKNWAISSPLAVARRVAAPQRVFTAVFRPFISHLNNTANRIVRRFGLEPAEELASARSPQELVALARHSAKEGALEADTAELFVRTLNLSELTAENVMTPRVQVTALEVQATAEDVANATRATGLSRFPVYRGNLDTVVGIAHIKDVLAIPADQRPRKRVSDMLREPLLVPESLTVDRLLDRLSGKPAMAVVIDEYGGTAGVVTLEDIVEEVVGEVRDEHDPHETPDLASAGEDADGRTLWSADGAARTDQLRTIGLRVPDGPYETLAGLIATEVGRIPVAGDTVELTGWRIDVVDASGHRAARALLHAPLLSDDEPAEDER
- a CDS encoding class I SAM-dependent methyltransferase — translated: MRRRSSNVTKDAVHHPVFARFYARMSVTADLKAGIADHREELLAGLSGRVIEIGAGNGLNFAHYPGAVSEVVAIEPERSLRRLAAAAARRAEVPVDVVPGTAEALPVKSEAFDAAVASLVLCTVRDLPRALAEMKRVLRPDGELRFFEHTLASGRTLATAQRVADRTVWPLLFGGCHTARDTVAAIEEAGFRMGTYRRFRIPEKGVQLPTTPCVIGVARRSAVVDRTAEAG
- a CDS encoding antitoxin, whose product is MTKTQLNVRVDEATAEAARQRALQRGMSVNRYIEELVKRDAGEVGHTFVEAAADFMKQYESVFAEEFGPEREGTR
- the purB gene encoding adenylosuccinate lyase; its protein translation is MTAVSAKPRIPNVLAGRYASTELAVLWSPEQKVKLERQLWLAVLRAQKDLGIEVPDAALADYERVLDQVDLASIAEREKVTRHDVKARIEEFNALAGHEQVHKGMTSRDLTENVEQLQIRLSLELMRDRTVAVLARLGKLAAEYRELVMAGRSHNVAAQATTLGKRFASAADELLVAYGRLEDLLGRYPLRGIKGPVGTAQDMLDLLGGDTAKLADLEQRIAGHLGFGQAFTSVGQVYPRSLDYDVVTALVQLAAAPSSVAKTIRLMAGHELVTEGFKPGQVGSSAMPHKMNTRSCERVNGLMVILRGYASMTGELAGDQWNEGDVSCSVVRRVALPDAFFAFDGLLETFLTVLDEFGAFPAVVARELDRYLPFLATTKVLMGAVRAGVGREVAHEAIKENAVASALAMREQGTERNELLDKLAADERIPLSREQLDALMADKLSFTGAAGDQVSALVARIEEIAKQHPEAAGYTPGSIL
- a CDS encoding fic family toxin-antitoxin system, toxin component; protein product: MNLQIDLSWLLMVAEHKTPGDPQVVDWGALVAAVSRHEAEIFGSPVYSEPHARAAAMLQLLLHVPALEHSNAMFASAVAYGYLVASGMKVITSPEQVRDLARLVKEGKADVRAIADELRRWSL
- a CDS encoding SGNH/GDSL hydrolase family protein, which produces MELNASYTSLVAVGDSFTEGMSDLLPDGSYRGWADVLASRLAARSPGFRYANLAVRGKLIGQIVDEQVPVAAELQPDVITLVGGLNDTLRPKCDMGMVRGRLEEAVERLAPACKTLVLMRSPGRNGPVMERFRPRMEELFSLVGELADRHGALVTDLYGAPSLGDPRMWDVDRLHLTAEGHRRVAEAVWQTLGMPEESDWQTPMAATAPVRWAQRRVEDARFAKQHLMPWIGRRLTGRSSGDGRAGAQYDAGLGQAFWITPEDTSAPGPVTGWRRLDG